In the Blattabacterium sp. (Blattella germanica) str. Bge genome, GAAATAAAAACAAACAAAATCCTTATATTAGAAATTGAAAATTATAAATGGATAATCCACAATCCTTTATTTATATATCCTCCTTTATCAGAAATTTTCTGATATTTATACTTACTAATTAATCCTGAGAAAGATTTTTGATCTATTGTCTTAAATAAATTTTTATTTTCAAAAAGTTTTTCTATTATGTCGTAGGTTAAATCGAATCCCAATAATTGATATTTGTTGAAGTAATTTCCAAATTTTTTTTTAAGAAAATGAAACATTTTTCTTTTTTTTTCATCATTTTTGTTGAAATGATATTTTGTTGTGAATAGAAATTTATATTCTCTTAATAAGGAAATGTTTTTATAATAAACATTATGATAACCTATTCCAAAAGGGATTATTTTTTTGTTGTTTTTAACAAAATCAATAAATTCTTTTCCTATAAAAAAATCTCCTCCTAAAAAAATAGCAAAAAAAGGAAGGTTATGACTCGTTTTAATATTAAAAAAATTATTCTTCAAATAAAAAATTTGGAAATGAACATTCCATTGCGATAACTTTTTCTTTATAAAAGTTGTCATTTTTTTAGATGGATCTTCACCTAGCAAATATAAAGTTTTTATCTTATTATTTTGATAAATAAGTTTAATTTCTTCTAAAATAGGTTCCGAAAGATAAATATCTTTTGCTTCAGATTGAATAACATTTGGATAAGCATTTAAAGAATCAGAAGCCGACAGAGGAGAAATAATAGGCGTTTTTTTGTTATTTTTAGCGACTTCTTCTAAAGAAGAGCGAAAAAAAGGTCCTATAACAGCATGATTATGAGACAGATCATACGAATGAATAAAGTTTATAATTCTTTTTCTTTCATTTCTAGTATCAAAAACTTGAACATTGATTTTTTTATTTTTTAATAAAAGAAAATCAATAGCGCTCTTAGCTCCAAGATAAAAATATAAAGCATTTTCACTCAACTGTTTATTTTCATTATCTATTTTTTCGTCTTTAACGGAACTCAGAAACAAAGGCAACATAAAAATTATTTTAATGGAAGATGTCTGATTTGTAGAATTAGAATTATATGTTTGATTTTCTTTTTTTTTAAAATGACCATAATTTTGATCCATTTTGCTAATTCCTTCCGAAAAAAACAAAATAATAAGAGAAAAAAAAACAAAAAAAGTATTTCTCATATCAGTTCAGTTGATATTCTGAATATACTTTTTTTTCATAATTCTAATATTTTAGAAATATTTTTTTCATTTTCTCCCATTAAAAATTTTACTGGGTTTTCTATAGATTCTTTAATAGATAATAAAAATCCAACAGATTCCCGACCATCAATTATTCTATGATCATAGGATAAAGCTAAATACATCATAGGACGTATTTCAATAGATCCATCAATAACTACAGGTCTTTCCATAATTTTATGCATTCCTAATATTGCACTTTGTGGTGGATTTATGATTGGAGTAGATAACATGGATCCAAAAACACCACCATTAGTAATGGTAAATGTCCCACCTGTCATTTCATCTATAGATATTGTCCCATTTTGAACACGTGTTGATAAATTAAAAATTTCCTGTTCTATTCCACGAAACGATAAATGTTCCGCATTTCTTATCACAGGAACCATTAATCCTTTAGGTCCAGATATAGCCACACTAATATCACAATATTCAAAATTAATTTTTTCTTCTCCATTAATCATAGCATTAACATCTGGATACATTTGCAATGCTCTTACACAAGAAAGAGTAAAAAAAGACATAAATCCTAAATGAACTCCATGTTTTTCTTTAAAAAGATTTTTGTATTTTTTTCTTATAAAAAAAATTTCTTGCATATCAACTTCATTGAATGTAGTTAGCATCGCTGTTTCATTTTTTATGGATACTAATCTTTCAGAAAGTTTTCTTCTTAGAGAAGAAAGAGATGTTATTGTTTTTGATCTATATATTGGAATAGATCTACTTATAGACGGAAAAGAACTCTGATTTTCAATCAAAATACAATCGGCTTTTGTAATTCTTCCATCTTTTCCTGTTCCTTGAACAGATTCAATGGGAATATTCTTTTCTTTCAAGATTTTTTTTGAAGCTGGAGAAAGAATTTTTGTTTTCGTATTTTCTAAATAAACCTCTTTTTTATTTTTATTATTTTCTTCTTGATTTTCAATGTTTTGATTGAGTTCCTTTGTACTTTTTTTACTTTTAGAAGAATCGATAAGGCACAAAACATCTCCAACTCGTATTTTATCTCCTTTTTTTACCATCAAAGTAATCACTCCATTCTCTTCTGCAGAAATTTCTAAAGTTGCTTTATCTGAATCAATTTCTGCTAATGTTTGACCTTTAGATACATAATCTCCATCTTTAACGAGCCATGTGGAAACCTCTACTTCCGTAATGGATTCTCCTGGAGAAGGGACTTTAACCTTTGTTATCATATGTTATCATAATTTAAATTATTACAAAAAATCAAAAAAAAGCTTTTTCTAATATTTTATTTTGAATTTTTAAAAAATCTGGATAAGATCCTGTAGATGGACTAGAACTCTCAGATGGAGCGATTAAATTGAATGATATTATACTTCCCAATTTTCTTAAAATAAAACTCCATAATCCCATATTCTCTGGTTCTTCTTGTACCCAAAAAACTTCTTTTTTGTTTTTGTATTTAATAAGTAATTCTTTAATTTTTTCCATTTTTAATGGATAAATTTGTTCTATGCGAATTAATGCCGTTTTATCGTTTTTAAGGGCCTCTTTTTTATTGAGAAGCTCATAATATATTTTTCCAGAACAAAAAATTAATCTAGTAATTTGATGAATATCTATCACAGAGGGGTCATCCAAAATTTCTTGAAATTTTCCTTCAGAAAGATCTTCTATTGTAGATAAGCATTTTGGATTTCTAAGTAAACTTTTGGGAGTAAAAACTATAAGAGGTTTTCTATATTTCAATTTCATTTGTCTTCTTAAAAGATGATAAAAGTTAGCTGGAGTCGTACAATTGACCACAAATAAATTATTGTTAGCACAAAGTTGCAAATAACGTTCTACACGTGCAGATGAATGTTCTGGCCCTTGCCCTTCATATCCATGAGGAAGTAATAAAACAATTCCATTGCTAATTTTCCATTTATTTTCTCCAGAGGAGATGTATTGATCTATTATAATTTGTCCCCCATTTCCAAAATCTCCAAATTGAGCTTCCCATAAGGTTAAAACATGAGGAGAATACATAGCGTATCCATAATCAAAACCCAAAACTCCATATTCTGAAAGAGGAGAATTATAAACTTGCATTTTTCCTTGTCCCATTCGGATATGATTCAATAGAATAATTTCTTCCTCTTCTTCCGTTTTTACAATGGCATGACGTTGAGAAAATGTTCCTCTAGCCACATCTTCTCCTGATAACCGAATATGAACACCTTCATCCAAAAGTGTTCCATACGCTAGTATTTCTGCCATACTCCAATCCACCAATTTAAGCTGAATCATTTCTAATCTTTGTTGAAAAATCGATTCCGTTTTTCTAAAGAATTTTTTATTCTTAGGAAGAGAAAAAACTTGATTGGATATATCTACAATTTTTTTCATTGGAATTCGAGTATCGACTTTATGAAAAATATCTTCATGATTAGATACAATAGGAAAATTTTTCCATTCTTCTTCTAAAAAAGAATTCAATACATTCCATTTTATATTTATTGCTTCATGATATCCTCCATTCAAAATCTGTTCATATTCTTTTTCCATATTGATTATTTCATCACTATTAATGATTCCTTCTTTTTCTAATTTTTGTTTATACAAATTGTAAGAATTGGGATGTTTAGAAATAGCTTTATATAAAGAAGGTTGTGTAAACCTAGGTTCATCTCCCTCATTGTGTCCATATTTTCTATATCCAAGTAAATCTATAAAAACATCTTCATGATATTGCATTCTAAAATCTACAGCAAAATGAATTGCTCGTATAACAGATTCTACATCATCTGCATTAACATGTAACACTGGAGAAAGAACAATTTTTGCTATATCAGTACAATAAATACTAGAACGTCCTTCAGTATAATTTGTGGTAAAACCTATTTGATTATTTAGTACGATATGAATTGTTCCTCCAGTTTTGTATCCTTTTAATCTAGATAATTGAATAACTTCATATACAATCCCCTGACCTGCTAACGCTGCATCTCCATGAATTAAAATAGGAATAATTTTTTCTGAATTACTGTTTTGATTATAAATAATATCTATTTTTGCACGTGTAATTCCTTCTACAATAGCATCTACGGATTCTAAATGAGAAGGATTAGGAACTAAATTCATTTTAATATATCGTCCTTGACTAGTCTTTCTGATTTTAGAAAATCCAAGATGGTATTTTACATCACCAGAAAAGGTTTTTTCTTTGTATTCTTTTCCTTGAAATTCACTAAATATTTGAGAAAGATTTTTTTGAAAAAAATTAGAAAGAAGATTTATACGTCCTCTATGTGACATTCCAATTATAAAATCTTCGGTAAAATATTTTCTGGATGTATATTCTATCATCTCTTCTAATGCAGGTAATGCAGATTCATTTCCTTCTATAGAAAATCTTTTTTGCCCCACAAATTTGGTGTGAATAAAATTTTCGAACGCAACTGCTTCATTTAATTTTTTCAAAAAAAACTTTTTTTCTTCTGCAGAAAATTGCAATTTTTCTTTTTGAAACCATTTTTCAATCCATTGAATTTTGTCAGGGTTGGAAATATACATGTATTCTATTCCTATAGATCCACAATAAATATTTTTTAGATAATCGATTATGTTTCTTAATGAAGTTCTTCCAAGACCTATTAATTTTCCAGCTTCAAAAGATATGTCAAGTTCTTTATCAGATAAACCAAAATTTTTTAAATCCAAAGAAGGAAAATGTTTTCTTCTTTCTCGTATAGGATTTGTAGGAGTAAAAAAATGACCTCTTTTTCTATAAGCATGAATCAAATTAAACACCAAAAATTCCTTGTGGATGATATCAATTTCATTCTCATTTTTTAAAAATTTTTTGTGATTTTCTTGATTTATTGATTGACGATCGGTTTTGTAATTTTCTTTTCCAAAATCAAATCCATGGAAAAAAGCGCTCCAACTGGATTCTATTGAATTAGGATCTTTTTTATACTTGTTATATAGAAATTCTAAATCTTGAAAATGAATAGTATTTAGAAAAGAATATCTATCACTCATATACTATTTTTTACTTCAAATTTAAACATTTTAAACATCTATCAAAGTTTATTGTTTATTTGAAATGATTTTTTATAGCTATTGCATCTTTTAAAACCAAACTTAATCCATTTTTTTCAGTTCCTATAGCTGTAGCAAAAAAAGACTTTCCCCAATATTTTCCATGTATATAAGATGTCATTTTACATATTATTTTGTGAGCATGAATGTTTTTGCTTTGAATTATAGAATCGGAAATAGATATGAAAATCACCGGTTTGTTTTCTTTTATAAATCCGACAATCATAAACAAATTAGATATTTCATTTCTTAAATCCAAAACTATTTTCTTAATAAGATTAATATCTTTTTCTTTAGATAGATCAATATCACATATATAGTTAATTGAAGAGAATTGAATAGCTTTTAAAGAATATTCTTTTTTGAGTGTTATCATTTGCTGTAAACGAATTTCTGATATTTTTTTTTTCAATTCTTGATTCTCTTTTTGTAAAATGAGAAAACTTTTAAAAGGAGATTCCGGATACTTCATCATCTTTTTGAAAGATTGATATTGGTCATGGATTGATTTTAAGTATTGTACTGCTTTTTTTGAAGTTATAGCCTTAATTCTCCGTATTCCATACGATATAGAAGATTCTGATATAATTTTAAAAATTTGAATCAATCCAGTATGTTTAACATGTGTTCCAATACATAATTCAGATGATTTTCCAAAAGTTATGACTCGCACTTCTTGTTTGTATTTATTTTCAAATGTTTCACTTTTATAAAAAGAAATGTTTTTTTCAGCTTCTTGTAAGGAAGAAAATCTTTTTTCTTCTAGAATCAGATCAGAAAAAATTAATTCTTGAACTAAATTTTCTATTTTATACAATTCTTCAACAGTTATTTTTTGATAATGAGAAAAATCAAATCGTAAATAGTCTTCTCCTACATAAGACCCTTTTTGTTGAATATGATTTCCTAAGATTTTTTTCAAAGAAAAATGTAATAAATGAGTAGAAGTGTGATTTTTCTCAATTTCTAATCTTCTATTTTTATCAACTATAGCTTTAAAAGAAGAAAAAACATCTGAAGGCAATTTTTTAGCAGAATGTATAATAATGGAATTTTCTTTTTTAGTATTAAAAATGTAAACTTCATCAGTCTCATTTTTTATGAATCCAGTATCTCCTAACTGTCCACCTCCTTCAGGATAAAAAGGAGTTTTTGAAAAAACTAACTCATAATAATGAGTTTTTTCTAATTTATTTTCTACTTTTCTGTATTTTAAAATCAATACGTCACATTTTATCATATCATATCCTACAAAATTTACATTTTCGTGAATGAATTGATGATTATGTACTTCAATCCAATCTTTTTTTTCTATTGTGTGATTTTCTTTTTTGGATCTATTTTTTTGTTCTAACAATTTTTCATGAAATAATTTTTCATCAATTAACAAGTTATTTTTTTCAACTAACATTTTAGATAACTTTATAGGGTAACCATAAGTATCATATAATTTAAAAATGGTTGTTCCATCAATAATTTTTTCATTTTGTTTTTTAGCTTTTTCTATGATGTATTGAATTTTATGATTTCCTTTTTCAATAACTTTTAAAAAAGACAATTCTTCTTCCTGAATTACATTTTTTATGTATTCTTTTTTTTCCATCAATTCTGGGAAATAACTTTTCATTTCTTTTACTAAAGAATCTACAAATTGATAAATAAAAGGCTCTTTTTTATATAAAAAACGAGTTGCATAAATGATGGCTCTTCTAAGAATTCGTCTGATCACATAACCAGCTCCATTATTTGATGGAAATACTCCATCTGAAATAGAAAAAACAATAGCCCTTAGATGATCTGCTATTATATGTATGGATACTTTTTGATGAAAATCTTCTTTATAAATTTTACCCAAAGATTCTTTTATATTTTGAATAATTGGAAAGAAAATATCAGTTTCATAACTAGAAAATTTTTCTTGTAATATCATACATAATCTCTCCAATCCCATTCCTGTATCAACATGTTTTTTCGTAAGTTTTTCTAATTTTCCATCTGATTTACGTAAGAATTCTATAAAAACAAGATTCCAAATTTCTATAACCTTTGGATGTTTTTTATTAACAAGATGTTTTCCAGATAACATTTGTTTTTCTTTTTCATTGCGTAAATCTATATGAATTTCTGAACAAGGCCCACAAGGACCTGTCAATCCCATTTCCCAAAAATTTTCTTTTTTTCCAAAAAAAAGAATATTTTCTTCGCTTATTAAAGTTTTCCAATATTTAAAAGTTTCATAATCCATGGATAATCCTTCTTTTTTATCTCCAATAAAAACAGATATGTAAATATTTTTTTTTGGAATGTTATAAACTTGAATTAACAATTCCCAGGCCCATTCTATTGTTTCTTTTCTAGAATAATCTCCAAAAGACCAGTTTCCTAACATTTCAAACATGGTATGATGATAATTGTCATATCCCACATGTTCCAAATCATTGTGTTTACCAGTTACTCTAAGACATTTTTGAACATTGACTATTCTTGAATAATCCGGTTGAATGTGTCCTAAAAAATAATCTTTAAAAGGATTCATTCCTGCATTGATAAAAAAAAGTGAAGGATCATTTTTTGAATGAATGGGAAAAGAAGGAATAACTTTATGTTCCTTTTTTTTAAAAAAACCGAGAAAAGTATCTCTTATCGATTTGTATTTCATAATACATCATTTAAGAATTATTTTTTCTATAATATTTAGGGGACTGTTCTATCGCATCCATGATCTTATCCATAATATTATCAGTGGTGTCTTTTTTTAAATCTAATTGAATAGGTTCTTTAAATTTCATTTTTTGTAACACTCCCTTTTTTTTAATTCGAATACCTTTTTTATCATAAGCTTTTTGAAATCCATCTATTACGATAGGAACAACTATAGGATTATATTTTCTGATTACATGAACAATTCCTCTTCGTCCGGGGGCAAATGCCTGGGTTGTCCCTTGTGGAAAAGTAATTAACCATCCATCATTCAGAGCTATCCCCATACGAGTTATCTCAGATCTATTTACGGAACGATTTACTTTTTTATCTCCTTCTTTCCATGTTCTTTTTACAGTTATTCCTCCAGAATAAGTAAATAATTTTGTTAAAAAACTTTGATTCATGGTTTCTTGAGCCGCAACATAGTACAGATTCACTTTTGGATTTAAAAGATAAATAGGATTCTTAATGCTATTTATGAATCCATTTTTTACACTGCAAAACACATGAAACATAGCAAAAACATCTGCAAAATAAGTTTGATGATTTGAGACAAAGAGAACTCTTTTATCAGGTAAATTTTTTAGATATTCCGTTCCTTTCAATTTTAATTGATTAAATCCATTATAACGATTGTAAGAAATACAACCAAAAGTGAAAATTAAAAAACGTTTTATAAAATGTAAATTTCCAAATGCGTCTCTAAATAGAGTACTTTCTTTTTTTTTCAAATGTTTCTTTTTTGTTTTCTTAAAAAAAGATGAATGAAAATTCACTGTTTATTTATCTATTTTTTTTGTAATGTTATGAAATTTTGCAGAATAATAGGCAAAAATTGTGAAAATTAACAAAATGAATAAGCTATAATATATCCAAGAAGGTACAGAAAGAGGATCTCCTTTAGCATAAGAATGTAATCCAGATAAATAATAATTCACTCCAAAATAAGTCATAATAATAGAACTTATTGATAATATGCTACAAAAATTAAAAATAAATATACTTCTCATGGATGGAATTAAGCGAATATGTAACACAAAAGCATAAATCATAATGCTAATCAGAGCCCAGGTTTCTTTTGGATCCCAACTCCAATAACGTCCCCAACTATTATTTGCCCAAACAGAACCTAAAAAAGTTCCTATTGTTAATAAAAAAAGTCCTATGGTTAGACACATTTCATTAATAATAGTTAATTTTTCAATATGAATTTGAATTATTTTACTATAATAATGAAAATTGGCTTTCAATATATATAAAAGTAACACAAAAAATCCTAAAAAAGATCCTGTGAAAAAAAAACCATAACTAGTTGTTATTGTGGCGACATGTATAATTAACCAATGAGATTTTAAAACTGGAACTAAATTTGTTATTTCTGGATCCATTGCATTTCCATGTGCTATCATTAATAGAACAGATGCTATGAAAACTGTGGGACCTGAAACAAATCGATTTTTATGAAATAAAAAACCTATTCCAACTAAACAAAAACTAATAAAAATAGCAGATTCATATCCATTAGTCCATGGAGCATGTCCAGAAATATACCATCTAGAAATTAAACCTAAAAAATGTGAAAAAAATAAAACATATAAAATGAAAAAAAATATTTTAGAAAAAAAAACATATATTTTTTTTGAAAGAAAATGATCAAAAAAGAATTGATAATGATAAAAATTCCCAAAAATGGCATATAAGAATGATAAAACATAAAATATGTTGAGTTTATTGTAAAGAATTTCTAGGGATATTTTATTTACTGAAGGTAAAATAGATTTAGCATGTTTGATTTGATAGAGTCGTATTTTTTCTATTTCATTATCTGCAATACGCCAATTTTTTTCATTTTGAGCATATAATAAAGATTTTAGATAATTATTAAACATAGAGAACCCCAAAGGATTTAATCTATTTGATTCTGATAAAATCCAACTAGACCAAGTATGATTTTCGTCATTTGGAATCGGAAAAATACGAATATATTTTCCCTGAAAAATTTCATGAAGAATCCCTACACGTTCACTAATACTGAGGACTGCTTTATCATATTCGTCTCTTTGTATAGGATTTTTAGAAAAAGCTCTTTCATAGTCTTCTTGAAGTATAAATTTTAATCTTGATGTTTTGGAGTCTAAAATATAAAGATCTATCAGAGATACATAACATTCTCCATTTGCTTTGACTTTATTTAAAAATTTAGATCCTCCTTTTTTATCTGCTTTAATAAAAGGAATTTTTGTCCAGAATATATTATCTTGATGAATAGAGATAAACCATTGGTTTGCGTCTATATTTTCTACAGAATTCCTTTTATGTATTTTTCTAAGAAGTTCAATAGCTATAGTATTAACAGGTTTTATTCTTCCTTTAGAATCTTGAACTAGTAAACGTCCAAAATTTTCACTATGTTTTTTAGGAATATGAATAGCGTCAGAAACATTTTCTATAGGAAATTTTTTAAATTCGTGTATTTGATTATGTGTTTGAGGAGAACCAAAAGCATTATGATTTCCTATCAATAGAAATAATATGAAAAATAATATTGAATAATTTTTAGAATATAAATTTTTCAATTTATTTTTCATATTATAAAATCTAGTTCCTTTCCAAAATAAAGTAAGAAACATCCCTATACTCATCAAAACATAACCCATATAGGAAAAATAGGTTCCTAAATAATCATTATTAACAGAAAAATGAGTTCCTTTTCCGTCTGGATCATATCCAGATTGAAAAAATCTATATCCCTTATAGTTGAGAACATTGTTCATGGAAATCAAATAATCTTTTTTCTTTTTTTTGTCTATAAGTGTAATATGACTTCTAAAAGATGAAGGGAATCCAGATCCTGGATAATTTTCTATTTGAAAATGATTTAATCGCAAGAAAAAAGGTAGATACAAAAATATAGATCCATATCCAATGGATATTTGGTAATCTTTATTAAATAATAAAGGATCACTCATTTTTGTTGTATTTTTTCCGCCCAAAAAGGTCACTAATTTAGATTGATCTCTAAAAGATATTTCTGCTGTTATAGCATTTAATAAATTATTATTATCTTCTTCTTTTTCACATGATTTGATATATTCTAATTTTCCTTTTTCAATTCCTTCTGGAATAACCCACTGGATTATTCCATGATCTGTTTTCATTCGATACAAATGTTTTATTCTTAAAATATCAAAAGTGTTTTTGAATAAAAAATAGGTTTTTCTATTGATCATGTTTATACATTTTCCTGAAAAAGAAGATTTTAAAAATATTTTATCATTTTTCTCAAAAATTTGTATTCCGTAAGGAATTTTTTTATTTAGAGAAAATATTATACCATTGATTTTCGTAATATCTCCATCTTTCAGGAAATTTTCCGTTCTTCCTTTTTGATCGTTTGAAATAATTTTTACAATTTTTTCTTCTGATTTTTTTTTAGAAAAAAAAACTTTAGCACACGGTATATAATCTATAATTTTTATTTTCAAAGAATTATCCTTAAAAAAGAATTTTTTTTGATATTTTTTATGATAAGTAGAAAGAATATAGGGATCATTATAAAATCTGGTATCATTTCCTTGATGAATTTTTAATTTAATGTAATTTTTTATAGAAACAATTTTTCTATTCATTTCTCCTTCTCTTATAGACATTATTCCTTCAAAACTATAATATCTAGAAAAAATTCCTCCAATGAAAATAAATACAAATGATAAATGAAAAATAAAAAGAGGAAATTTATTATGATTCCATAATTTATATTTCCATATGTTCCCTATTAGGTTGATTATAATTAATAACATTATAATTTCAAACCAAGTAGATTCATAAACAAATATTTTTGCTACACTGGTAGAATATTTTTGTTCTATAAAAGTAGCTATAGCCATAGATATAGCCAACAATAAGAATAAAAAAGAAGTTATTTTGGTGGAGAAAAAAATTTTTTTTATTTGCATATTATTTTAATTGTTTAATATAAAAACGAGTTATATGTTCTATGCAAAAATATTTTATGTTTCATATACGATTAATCCATCATAAGCTAAATAAACATTTTTTGGTAATTGTGTTTCAATTTCTTTATGAAAACCAATCATATGACTAATGTGTGTCAGATAAGTTTTTTTAGGACAAATTTTTTGAATGACATTTAAAGATTCGGAAAGCGTAAAATGAGAAGGATGTTTTGGTACTTTTCTTAAAACATTTAAAATTAAAACATCTAATCCTTTTAATCGTTGAATTGTTTTAAAAGGAATATCACTAGCGTCTGTAATATATGCAAAATTTTCTATTCGAAAACCTAAAATAGGAAGAGAGCCATGCCATATGGACAAAGGGAATACTTTAAAATATTCTACAAAAAAGAAATCTTTATAATGATCTAATTCATGTACAGATATTTTTGATGTATACGTATTTGATTTTTTATTTTCTGAAAAAATATAAAAAAATCTTTTTTTTATATTTTCTAAAACTCTACGCAATCCATAAACAGGGATAGGTTTATTCATATTAAAATAAATCGATCTTATATCATCAAATCCTCCTATATGATCATGATGTTCATGTGTAATAAAAATAGCATCCAATTTTTCATGATTACTTCGCAACATTTGATAACGAAAATCTGGACTACAATCAATTAAAAAATGTTTTTTATTTTTTTCAATTAAAACTGAACTTCTTAATCTATTATCTTTTGGATTTTTAGATAAACATACTGGATGTTTAGATCCAATAATAGGAATTCCTTGAGAAGGCCCAGTCCCTAAAAAAGTAATTTTCATATATAATATATTACCACTTTCTATTTTTGAATTGATTGATTATATTTTTTTGTATTTCATTTATAATGTTTTTTTTTCCTTTTAAAAATTCTTTTACAGAATCTCTTCCTTGACCTAATTTCATATCTCCATAACTAAACCAAGATGCATTTTTTTTGATAATTCCTAAATCAACTCCTAAATCCAGTATTTCCCCGATTTTTGAAATTCCTTCTCCGTACATTATATCAAATTCAGCAATTTTAAAAGGAGGAGAAAGTTTATTTTTCACTACTTTTACTTTTGTTCTATTTCCTAATACTTTTTCTCCATTTTTAATTTGATTTCCTTTTCTAATATCTAATCGTATTGAGGAATAAAATTTCAACGCATTTCCGCCTGTTGTCACTTCCGGATTTCCATACACACCTATTTTTTCTC is a window encoding:
- the alaS gene encoding alanine--tRNA ligase is translated as MKYKSIRDTFLGFFKKKEHKVIPSFPIHSKNDPSLFFINAGMNPFKDYFLGHIQPDYSRIVNVQKCLRVTGKHNDLEHVGYDNYHHTMFEMLGNWSFGDYSRKETIEWAWELLIQVYNIPKKNIYISVFIGDKKEGLSMDYETFKYWKTLISEENILFFGKKENFWEMGLTGPCGPCSEIHIDLRNEKEKQMLSGKHLVNKKHPKVIEIWNLVFIEFLRKSDGKLEKLTKKHVDTGMGLERLCMILQEKFSSYETDIFFPIIQNIKESLGKIYKEDFHQKVSIHIIADHLRAIVFSISDGVFPSNNGAGYVIRRILRRAIIYATRFLYKKEPFIYQFVDSLVKEMKSYFPELMEKKEYIKNVIQEEELSFLKVIEKGNHKIQYIIEKAKKQNEKIIDGTTIFKLYDTYGYPIKLSKMLVEKNNLLIDEKLFHEKLLEQKNRSKKENHTIEKKDWIEVHNHQFIHENVNFVGYDMIKCDVLILKYRKVENKLEKTHYYELVFSKTPFYPEGGGQLGDTGFIKNETDEVYIFNTKKENSIIIHSAKKLPSDVFSSFKAIVDKNRRLEIEKNHTSTHLLHFSLKKILGNHIQQKGSYVGEDYLRFDFSHYQKITVEELYKIENLVQELIFSDLILEEKRFSSLQEAEKNISFYKSETFENKYKQEVRVITFGKSSELCIGTHVKHTGLIQIFKIISESSISYGIRRIKAITSKKAVQYLKSIHDQYQSFKKMMKYPESPFKSFLILQKENQELKKKISEIRLQQMITLKKEYSLKAIQFSSINYICDIDLSKEKDINLIKKIVLDLRNEISNLFMIVGFIKENKPVIFISISDSIIQSKNIHAHKIICKMTSYIHGKYWGKSFFATAIGTEKNGLSLVLKDAIAIKNHFK
- a CDS encoding lysophospholipid acyltransferase family protein, whose translation is MKKKESTLFRDAFGNLHFIKRFLIFTFGCISYNRYNGFNQLKLKGTEYLKNLPDKRVLFVSNHQTYFADVFAMFHVFCSVKNGFINSIKNPIYLLNPKVNLYYVAAQETMNQSFLTKLFTYSGGITVKRTWKEGDKKVNRSVNRSEITRMGIALNDGWLITFPQGTTQAFAPGRRGIVHVIRKYNPIVVPIVIDGFQKAYDKKGIRIKKKGVLQKMKFKEPIQLDLKKDTTDNIMDKIMDAIEQSPKYYRKNNS
- a CDS encoding 2-oxoglutarate dehydrogenase E1 component; translated protein: MSDRYSFLNTIHFQDLEFLYNKYKKDPNSIESSWSAFFHGFDFGKENYKTDRQSINQENHKKFLKNENEIDIIHKEFLVFNLIHAYRKRGHFFTPTNPIRERRKHFPSLDLKNFGLSDKELDISFEAGKLIGLGRTSLRNIIDYLKNIYCGSIGIEYMYISNPDKIQWIEKWFQKEKLQFSAEEKKFFLKKLNEAVAFENFIHTKFVGQKRFSIEGNESALPALEEMIEYTSRKYFTEDFIIGMSHRGRINLLSNFFQKNLSQIFSEFQGKEYKEKTFSGDVKYHLGFSKIRKTSQGRYIKMNLVPNPSHLESVDAIVEGITRAKIDIIYNQNSNSEKIIPILIHGDAALAGQGIVYEVIQLSRLKGYKTGGTIHIVLNNQIGFTTNYTEGRSSIYCTDIAKIVLSPVLHVNADDVESVIRAIHFAVDFRMQYHEDVFIDLLGYRKYGHNEGDEPRFTQPSLYKAISKHPNSYNLYKQKLEKEGIINSDEIINMEKEYEQILNGGYHEAINIKWNVLNSFLEEEWKNFPIVSNHEDIFHKVDTRIPMKKIVDISNQVFSLPKNKKFFRKTESIFQQRLEMIQLKLVDWSMAEILAYGTLLDEGVHIRLSGEDVARGTFSQRHAIVKTEEEEEIILLNHIRMGQGKMQVYNSPLSEYGVLGFDYGYAMYSPHVLTLWEAQFGDFGNGGQIIIDQYISSGENKWKISNGIVLLLPHGYEGQGPEHSSARVERYLQLCANNNLFVVNCTTPANFYHLLRRQMKLKYRKPLIVFTPKSLLRNPKCLSTIEDLSEGKFQEILDDPSVIDIHQITRLIFCSGKIYYELLNKKEALKNDKTALIRIEQIYPLKMEKIKELLIKYKNKKEVFWVQEEPENMGLWSFILRKLGSIISFNLIAPSESSSPSTGSYPDFLKIQNKILEKAFF
- the odhB gene encoding 2-oxoglutarate dehydrogenase complex dihydrolipoyllysine-residue succinyltransferase, with the translated sequence MITKVKVPSPGESITEVEVSTWLVKDGDYVSKGQTLAEIDSDKATLEISAEENGVITLMVKKGDKIRVGDVLCLIDSSKSKKSTKELNQNIENQEENNKNKKEVYLENTKTKILSPASKKILKEKNIPIESVQGTGKDGRITKADCILIENQSSFPSISRSIPIYRSKTITSLSSLRRKLSERLVSIKNETAMLTTFNEVDMQEIFFIRKKYKNLFKEKHGVHLGFMSFFTLSCVRALQMYPDVNAMINGEEKINFEYCDISVAISGPKGLMVPVIRNAEHLSFRGIEQEIFNLSTRVQNGTISIDEMTGGTFTITNGGVFGSMLSTPIINPPQSAILGMHKIMERPVVIDGSIEIRPMMYLALSYDHRIIDGRESVGFLLSIKESIENPVKFLMGENEKNISKILEL